One Rosa chinensis cultivar Old Blush chromosome 5, RchiOBHm-V2, whole genome shotgun sequence genomic region harbors:
- the LOC112203156 gene encoding wall-associated receptor kinase 3, whose protein sequence is MNDKSCIKENPKNNSKMTLLLIISLSVSIGLLIFFVGISWICCGIKRRQYTKLKEKYFKENGGLSLLQQLASHGGTVETTKIFSTEELEKATNNYHESRILGEGGYGTVYKGILPDDKVVAIKKSKGGAPTQSDQFVNKVIVLSQINHRNLVKLLGCCLETEVPLLVYEFITHGTLYEHIHKKRSSLSFELRMKIAVETVEALAYLHSSTSNPIIHRDVKAENILLDDAYTAKISDFGASRLIPSGQTEIQTLVLGTFGYLDPEYLQSNQLTEKSDIYNFGVVLVELLTSKMALSKDRCLTSIFISSVDEDCLNPILDDDIVNEGNIESVKNVASLAKRCLRVKGEERPTMKEVAMELEGMRITAKHPWGTNVGFCPEENEYLLGLLDSDAYVLDVRGGGGSSSGLTTGTGYDSMQIQMLMPYGDGR, encoded by the exons ATGAATGACAAGAGTTGCATCAAAGAGAATCCCAAAAATAACTCAAAGATGACTCTCCTGCTTATTATTTCATTGA GTGTAAGTATAGgcttattgattttttttgtggGGATTTCGTGGATATGTTGCGGGATAAAGAGAAGACAATACACTAAACTCAAAGAAAAGTACTTCAAAGAGAATGGTGGCTTATCGTTACTACAACAACTTGCTAGTCATGGAGGCACTGTGGAGACAACAAAAATCTTTTCCACAGAAGAACTTGAGAAGGCAACAAACAATTACCACGAGAGTAGAATCCTTGGAGAAGGAGGCTATGGAACAGTTTACAAAGGAATACTACCAGATGACAAAGTGGTGGCCATAAAGAAGTCAAAAGGTGGTGCCCCAACCCAAAGTGATCAATTTGTTAACAAGGTGATTGTTCTTTCTCAAATAAACCACAGAAATTTGGTGAAGCTACTAGGTTGTTGTTTAGAGACAGAAGTGCCTTTACTAGTGTATGAGTTCATCACCCATGGAACTCTTTATGAGCATATTCATAAAAAAAGATCGTCACTGTCATTTGAATTACGAATGAAGATAGCAGTTGAAACGGTAGAAGCACTGGCATACTTACACTCCTCAACTTCAAATCCAATCATACATCGAGATGTGAAAGCAGAAAATATACTCTTAGATGATGCTTATACAGCAAAAATATCAGACTTTGGAGCTTCAAGATTGATTCCATCAGGTCAAACTGAAATACAAACTTTAGTGCTAGGGACATTCGGTTACCTAGACCCTGAATATCTGCAATCGAACCAACTAACAGAAAAGAGTGACATCTACAACTTTGGTGTTGTCCTAGTGGAGCTACTAACAAGCAAAATGGCACTTTCTAAGGACAGATGCTTAACAAGCATCTTTATTTCTTCCGTGGATGAAGATTGCTTGAATCCAATTCTTGATGATGACATTGTGAACGAGGGAAACATTGAGTCAGTAAAGAATGTGGCCAGTCTTGCAAAAAGATGCTTGAGGGTAAAAGGGGAGGAAAGGCCTACCATGAAAGAAGTAGCAATGGAGCTAGAGGGAATGAGGATTACAGCAAAGCACCCATGGGGAACTAATGTTGGTTTCTGTCCAGAGGAAAATGAGTACTTGCTTGGGTTACTTGATTCAGATGCTTATGTTTTGGATGTTAGAGGAGGTGGTGGTAGTTCTAGTGGTTTAACTACTGGTACAGGGTATGACAGCATGCAAATACAAATGTTAATGCCTTATGGTGATGGACGATAG